The following proteins are encoded in a genomic region of Candidatus Binataceae bacterium:
- a CDS encoding glycosyltransferase, with protein MVAPRLSVIMPNYNHAHYLPISLRAIFAQSHPPAEVIVIDDASTDRSLEVLGQLGREFPTLRVIRQQSRQGPLVAVNRAARQACGQYLFYASADDQVLPDFFATAIETLQRYPRAGLCCSSVAGFSDEQPQLSYTRLRYKGERAYLDPAEVARAERREFSIVRPRLGLIATFTALMRASAVHEIGQYPPDLGFLSDGFLAHLIAFRHGICLLPDLYFAAYRGNPNSYATAMRRRPREVKAVATRALSLLAGAYADLQPYFYQSCYLREFALHGLAMMVRQPAYRRHLTWPLVAQSLWTELRDRLRPWLPQTVAHGLSRALLHLPPSPAGGASRAE; from the coding sequence ATGGTTGCGCCTCGGCTCAGCGTGATCATGCCCAACTACAATCACGCCCATTATCTGCCCATCAGCTTGCGCGCGATCTTTGCCCAATCGCATCCGCCTGCCGAGGTAATAGTAATCGACGACGCTTCCACCGATCGTAGCCTGGAGGTGCTCGGTCAACTCGGGCGTGAATTTCCCACTCTGCGCGTGATCCGTCAGCAGTCACGGCAGGGGCCATTGGTAGCGGTCAATCGTGCTGCCCGTCAAGCCTGCGGCCAGTATCTGTTTTACGCTTCGGCCGACGACCAGGTGCTGCCCGACTTTTTTGCTACCGCGATCGAGACCCTTCAGAGGTACCCGCGAGCGGGGCTGTGCTGTTCTTCAGTGGCCGGGTTTAGCGATGAACAGCCGCAATTGAGCTATACCCGGCTGCGCTACAAAGGCGAGCGCGCTTATCTCGACCCCGCCGAAGTGGCACGCGCCGAGCGACGCGAATTTTCGATCGTGCGCCCGCGCCTGGGATTGATCGCGACTTTTACCGCGCTGATGCGGGCCAGCGCGGTGCACGAGATTGGCCAGTATCCGCCTGACTTGGGCTTTTTGAGCGACGGTTTCCTGGCCCATCTGATCGCCTTCCGGCACGGCATCTGCCTGTTGCCCGACCTTTACTTCGCGGCCTATCGCGGCAATCCCAACAGCTACGCCACCGCCATGAGGCGTCGCCCGCGCGAGGTCAAAGCGGTGGCGACGCGGGCTCTGAGCCTGCTGGCCGGCGCTTATGCCGATCTGCAGCCCTATTTCTACCAAAGCTGCTATCTGCGCGAGTTCGCTTTGCACGGGCTCGCGATGATGGTGCGCCAGCCCGCTTATCGGCGCCATTTGACTTGGCCGCTGGTCGCGCAATCGCTGTGGACCGAGCTACGCGATCGTCTCCGTCCGTGGCTGCCGCAAACCGTGGCGCACGGGTTGAGCCGAGCGCTGCTGCACTTACCACCTTCGCCCGCGGGCGGCGCTTCGCGCGCCGAGTGA